The following coding sequences lie in one Isoptericola variabilis 225 genomic window:
- a CDS encoding glycoside hydrolase family 1 protein, with protein MTLSIPGPGLRLPAPGTTVPFTPTAPLPAPADTGRVAFPDGFLWGTATAAFQIEGASSEGGRQDSIWDAFCRIPGAVRNGDDGTVACDHYHRYREDVALMKRLNLDTYRFSTSWARIMPDGKTVNAEGLDFYSRLVDELLAADVLPWLTLYHWDLPQALEELGGWPSRDTAYRFADYAVAVHEALGDRVRVWTTLNEPWCSAFLGYTSGAHAPGKKSPELGLAAAHHLMLGHGLAVEALRERDPEASLGITLNFTVSDPVDPSDPADVDAARRDDGMFNRIFLDPILRGAYPQDLLDDVAHLGFADVVRAGDLETISTPIDVLGVNYYNGGAVSARPQQAQGTPEGTAGPDGARETPTDGPVWETGSPNPVPDGIHHHSRGLPTTDMGWEVQPEGLTRLLVRLQQDYTGPRGTALFVTENGAAYPDVVQPDGSVDDQDRLAFIDAHLRALKAAIDAGADVRGYFAWSLMDNFEWALGYSKRFGLVRVDYETQERTVKASGRWYAQVARDNALPARTVDTPGPADK; from the coding sequence ATGACGCTCAGCATCCCGGGCCCCGGCCTGCGCCTGCCCGCCCCCGGCACCACCGTGCCCTTCACGCCCACCGCCCCGCTGCCCGCGCCCGCCGACACCGGACGCGTCGCATTCCCCGACGGCTTCCTGTGGGGCACCGCGACGGCCGCCTTCCAGATCGAGGGCGCCTCGAGCGAGGGCGGGCGACAGGACTCGATCTGGGACGCGTTCTGCCGGATCCCCGGCGCCGTGCGGAACGGCGACGACGGCACGGTGGCCTGCGACCACTACCACCGGTACCGCGAGGACGTCGCGCTCATGAAGCGGCTCAACCTCGACACCTACCGGTTCTCGACGTCGTGGGCGCGGATCATGCCCGACGGCAAGACCGTCAACGCCGAGGGCCTCGACTTCTACTCGCGCCTCGTCGACGAGCTGCTCGCCGCCGACGTGCTGCCGTGGCTCACGCTCTACCACTGGGACCTGCCGCAGGCGCTCGAGGAGCTCGGCGGCTGGCCCTCGCGCGACACCGCGTACCGGTTCGCGGACTACGCGGTCGCGGTGCACGAGGCGCTCGGCGACCGGGTGCGCGTGTGGACGACGCTCAACGAGCCGTGGTGCTCGGCCTTCCTCGGCTACACCTCGGGCGCCCACGCGCCCGGGAAGAAGTCGCCCGAGCTCGGCCTGGCCGCCGCGCACCACCTCATGCTCGGCCACGGCCTCGCGGTGGAGGCGCTGCGCGAGCGCGACCCCGAGGCGTCGCTCGGCATCACGCTCAACTTCACGGTCTCCGACCCCGTCGACCCGAGCGACCCGGCCGACGTCGACGCCGCGCGCCGCGACGACGGCATGTTCAACCGCATCTTCCTCGACCCGATCCTGCGCGGCGCGTACCCGCAGGACCTGCTCGACGACGTCGCGCACCTCGGGTTCGCCGACGTCGTGCGCGCGGGCGACCTCGAGACCATCTCGACGCCGATCGACGTGCTCGGGGTGAACTACTACAACGGCGGCGCCGTCTCGGCGAGGCCGCAGCAGGCCCAGGGCACGCCCGAGGGCACCGCCGGGCCGGACGGCGCGCGCGAGACGCCCACCGACGGGCCGGTGTGGGAGACGGGCTCGCCGAACCCGGTGCCGGACGGCATCCACCACCACAGCCGCGGCCTGCCGACCACGGACATGGGCTGGGAGGTGCAGCCCGAGGGCCTCACGCGCCTGCTCGTGCGCCTCCAGCAGGACTACACGGGCCCGCGCGGGACCGCGCTGTTCGTCACCGAGAACGGCGCGGCCTACCCCGACGTCGTGCAGCCCGACGGCAGCGTGGACGACCAGGACCGCCTCGCGTTCATCGACGCGCACCTGCGCGCGCTCAAGGCCGCGATCGACGCCGGCGCCGACGTGCGCGGCTACTTCGCGTGGTCGCTCATGGACAACTTCGAGTGGGCGCTCGGCTACTCCAAGCGGTTCGGGCTCGTGCGCGTCGACTACGAGACGCAGGAGCGCACGGTCAAGGCCTCGGGTCGCTGGTACGCGCAGGTCGCCCGGGACAACGCTCTCCCGGCCCGGACGGTCGACACGCCCGGCCCCGCGGACAAGTAG
- a CDS encoding carbohydrate ABC transporter permease, with the protein MSSVAVTAQTAGKGAARAAARRRDQGKASRSASRRPGWITYTLLGIALVISAFPLYFTLLLGSSDPVAIAQNAVPQWLPDASLFQQFATVIESTQINFWKALLNSVVIAVTVSTSVVLFSTLAGYSFAKLSFRGRGPLLVFVIATMAVPTQLGVIPLYILMSEIGWIGKVQAVIIPGLVAAFGVFWMTQYLSEALPYELIEAARVDGASMIRTFWSVALPAARPAAAMLGLFTFVQQWTNFFWPSIVLNQNNPTLPLVVRSLQATYFVDHSLVMGGIFLVTLPLLVIFVFVGRQLVAGIMAGAVKG; encoded by the coding sequence ATGAGCTCCGTCGCCGTCACCGCACAGACCGCGGGCAAGGGCGCGGCACGCGCCGCCGCACGCCGTCGCGACCAGGGCAAGGCCTCGCGCTCCGCGTCGCGCCGCCCCGGCTGGATCACCTACACGCTGCTCGGGATCGCGCTCGTCATCTCCGCGTTCCCGCTGTACTTCACGCTGCTGCTCGGGTCGTCCGACCCGGTCGCGATCGCGCAGAACGCGGTGCCGCAGTGGCTGCCGGACGCGAGCCTGTTCCAGCAGTTCGCGACCGTCATCGAGTCGACGCAGATCAACTTCTGGAAGGCGCTGCTCAACTCGGTGGTCATCGCGGTCACCGTCTCGACGTCCGTCGTGCTGTTCTCGACGCTCGCGGGGTACTCGTTCGCCAAGCTGAGCTTCCGGGGCCGCGGGCCTCTGCTCGTGTTCGTCATCGCGACCATGGCCGTGCCCACCCAGCTCGGCGTCATCCCGCTGTACATCCTCATGTCGGAGATCGGCTGGATCGGCAAGGTCCAGGCCGTCATCATCCCCGGCCTCGTCGCCGCGTTCGGCGTGTTCTGGATGACGCAGTACCTCTCGGAGGCGCTCCCCTACGAGCTCATCGAGGCCGCGCGCGTCGACGGCGCGTCGATGATCCGCACGTTCTGGTCGGTCGCCCTGCCCGCCGCCCGGCCGGCCGCCGCGATGCTCGGCCTGTTCACGTTCGTCCAGCAGTGGACCAACTTCTTCTGGCCGTCGATCGTGCTCAACCAGAACAACCCGACGCTGCCGCTCGTGGTGCGCTCGCTGCAGGCGACGTACTTCGTCGACCACTCGCTCGTCATGGGCGGCATCTTCCTCGTGACGCTCCCGCTGCTGGTGATCTTCGTGTTCGTCGGCCGGCAGCTCGTCGCGGGGATCATGGCCGGCGCCGTGAAGGGCTGA
- a CDS encoding carbohydrate ABC transporter permease — protein MAVLSTSQPAPPRGAPPARPPRRVGFSQRLGRWDVKVSPYLYISPFFVLFALTGLFPLIYTAFVSVHQWNLLGGQGDFVGLQNYTDVLNQPIFWRSLVNTVSIFILSSIPQVLLAITIAALLDQNLRAATFWRMGVLVPYIVAPVAVSMIFGRMFADQYGFINALLGIVGIDPVGWHSDRFASHVAIATIVNYRWTGYNALIFLAAMQAVPRELYEAAVIDGAGRVRQFFSVTVPQIRATIIFVVITSTIGGLQIFDEVRMYDAAGLGGPSKNWMTTVLYLYDVAWGNQKNFGRAAAVAWILFLLIIAIGMINFLVTRRISTSGPSAPKVSRKHTKALLERARAAGSSTATPPAAGPTPGTGAPPSGTPDAGRTATTRGEDR, from the coding sequence ATGGCCGTCCTCTCAACCTCCCAGCCCGCGCCCCCGCGCGGCGCCCCACCGGCCCGGCCCCCGCGGCGGGTCGGCTTCTCCCAGCGCCTCGGCCGCTGGGACGTGAAGGTCTCCCCCTACCTGTACATCTCGCCGTTCTTCGTCCTGTTCGCCCTCACGGGCCTGTTCCCGCTCATCTACACGGCGTTCGTCTCGGTCCACCAGTGGAACCTGCTGGGCGGCCAGGGCGACTTCGTCGGCCTGCAGAACTACACGGACGTGCTGAACCAGCCGATCTTCTGGCGGTCGCTCGTCAACACGGTCTCGATCTTCATCCTGTCGAGCATCCCGCAGGTGCTCCTCGCGATCACGATCGCCGCCCTGCTCGACCAGAACCTGCGCGCTGCGACCTTCTGGCGCATGGGCGTGCTCGTGCCCTACATCGTGGCCCCTGTCGCGGTGTCGATGATCTTCGGCCGGATGTTCGCCGACCAGTACGGCTTCATCAACGCGCTGCTCGGGATCGTCGGCATCGACCCCGTGGGCTGGCACTCCGACCGCTTCGCCAGCCACGTGGCGATCGCGACGATCGTCAACTACAGGTGGACCGGTTACAACGCGCTGATCTTCCTCGCGGCCATGCAGGCCGTGCCGCGCGAGCTCTACGAGGCCGCGGTGATCGACGGCGCCGGCCGGGTCCGCCAGTTCTTCTCGGTCACGGTGCCGCAGATCCGCGCGACCATCATCTTCGTCGTCATCACCTCGACCATCGGCGGCCTGCAGATCTTCGACGAGGTCCGCATGTACGACGCCGCGGGCCTCGGCGGCCCGTCGAAGAACTGGATGACCACGGTCCTCTACCTGTACGACGTCGCGTGGGGCAACCAGAAGAACTTCGGCCGCGCCGCGGCGGTCGCCTGGATCCTGTTCCTGCTCATCATCGCGATCGGCATGATCAACTTCCTGGTCACTCGGCGGATCTCGACGTCGGGCCCGAGCGCGCCCAAGGTCAGCCGCAAGCACACCAAGGCGCTGCTCGAGCGTGCCCGCGCCGCGGGCTCCTCGACGGCGACCCCGCCCGCCGCCGGACCGACGCCCGGCACCGGTGCACCGCCGTCGGGCACGCCGGACGCAGGCCGGACGGCCACGACCCGAGGGGAGGACCGATGA
- a CDS encoding LacI family DNA-binding transcriptional regulator has protein sequence MTTEHGAPTLDDVARAAGVSRSTASRAINGGERVSPEAQAAVDDAVARLGYSPNRAARSLVTRRTDSIALVVPEPDARILTDPFLAGVLRGVSEGLTGTELQLVLLLSRPDERPGHIARYLRSGHVDGAIVVSHHRDDRLEPELSRSHLPAVFVGRPFKPEGLHYVDVDNVAGGRTATHRLVERGCRRVATITGPLDMTATLDRLEGWRAELGEAGLPADVVAHGDFTAAGGAAAMEQILDEHPDIDGLFAASDLMATGALEVLRARGRSVPDDVKIVGFDALGVAERTTPRLTTVEQPLVQMVSVATSTLLDMLAGERVADEPRILTPHLVEGETA, from the coding sequence GTGACCACCGAGCACGGCGCCCCGACCCTGGACGACGTCGCCCGCGCCGCGGGCGTGTCGCGGTCGACGGCGTCGCGCGCGATCAACGGCGGCGAGCGCGTCTCGCCCGAGGCGCAGGCCGCCGTCGACGACGCCGTCGCCCGGCTCGGGTACTCCCCGAACCGGGCGGCGCGCTCGCTCGTCACCCGGCGCACCGACTCCATCGCGCTCGTCGTGCCCGAGCCCGACGCCCGCATCCTCACCGACCCGTTCCTCGCGGGCGTGCTGCGCGGCGTGAGCGAGGGCCTGACCGGCACCGAGCTGCAGCTCGTGCTGCTGCTGTCGCGGCCCGACGAGCGGCCCGGGCACATCGCGCGGTACCTGCGCAGCGGGCACGTCGACGGCGCGATCGTCGTCTCGCACCACCGCGACGACCGCCTCGAGCCCGAGCTGTCGCGCTCGCACCTGCCCGCGGTGTTCGTCGGCCGGCCCTTCAAACCCGAGGGGCTGCACTACGTCGACGTCGACAACGTCGCGGGCGGGCGCACGGCCACGCACCGGCTCGTCGAGCGCGGCTGCCGCCGCGTCGCCACGATCACCGGCCCGCTCGACATGACGGCGACGCTCGACCGCCTCGAGGGCTGGCGTGCCGAGCTCGGCGAGGCCGGGCTGCCCGCCGACGTCGTCGCGCACGGCGACTTCACGGCCGCCGGCGGCGCAGCCGCGATGGAGCAGATCCTCGACGAGCACCCCGACATCGACGGCCTCTTCGCCGCGTCCGACCTCATGGCGACCGGCGCGCTCGAGGTGCTGCGGGCCCGGGGCCGCTCGGTGCCCGACGACGTCAAGATCGTCGGCTTCGACGCGCTCGGCGTCGCGGAGCGCACCACCCCGCGGCTGACCACCGTCGAGCAGCCGCTCGTCCAGATGGTGTCCGTCGCGACGTCGACCCTGCTCGACATGCTGGCCGGCGAGCGCGTGGCCGACGAGCCGCGGATCCTCACGCCGCACCTCGTCGAGGGCGAGACCGCGTAG